The following is a genomic window from Citrifermentans bemidjiense Bem.
ACTCGCGGCCTGCCTGGCGCAGCTGCTCGCCGGTCTCGTCCTCAAGTTCGGTCGGGAACGGGCCGCTCCCCACGCGGGTGGCGTAGGCCTTGGAGATGCCGATCACCTCGTGGATCTCCCTCGGGGAGACGCCGCTTCCGGTGCAGGCGCCGCCGGAGCAGGTGGAAGAGGAGGTAACGTAGGGGTAGGTGCCGTGGTCGACGTCGAGGAGTGTTCCCTGCGCTCCTTCGAAGAGGAGGCTTTTGCCCGCCTTGGTCTCCTGGTGCAGGATGAGCGAGGTGTCGGCCGCGTATTTCCTGAGGGTCTCGGCGTACTTCATGTACTCTTCGTAGATCTCCTCGAAGGTGAACGGCTGGTCGCCCAGAAGCTGGGTCAGGATCAGGTTCTTTTCCTCGAGCACCTCTTTCACCTTGCGGGTGAAGGCTTTCTCGTCGAGAAGGTCCATGAGACGGATGCCGCGGCGCCCGATCTTGTCCTCGTAGGCGGGGCCGATGCCGCGCCCGGTGGTGCCGATCTTCTTGGAGCCGCTCTTTTTCTCGCGGGCGATGTCTATCCTCTTGTGGTACGGCATGATGATGTGCAGCGCCTCGGAGAGGAGCAGCATCTTGTCGTCTTTGAGGTAGCCGTTGGCCTTGAGCTTGGTGATCTCCATGATGAAGACTTCCGGGTCGAGCACCACCCCGTTGCCGATCACGCAGCGCTTCCCTTCGTGCAGAATCCCGGACGGGATCAGGTGCAGGATGACCTTTTCGTCGCCCACGACCAGCGTGTGGCCGGCGTTGTTCCCGCCCTGGTAACGCACCACGTTGTCCGCGAACTCCGTGTAAATGTCTACGACCTTACCCTTGCCTTCATCG
Proteins encoded in this region:
- a CDS encoding adenylosuccinate synthase, producing MANVVVIGAQWGDEGKGKVVDIYTEFADNVVRYQGGNNAGHTLVVGDEKVILHLIPSGILHEGKRCVIGNGVVLDPEVFIMEITKLKANGYLKDDKMLLLSEALHIIMPYHKRIDIAREKKSGSKKIGTTGRGIGPAYEDKIGRRGIRLMDLLDEKAFTRKVKEVLEEKNLILTQLLGDQPFTFEEIYEEYMKYAETLRKYAADTSLILHQETKAGKSLLFEGAQGTLLDVDHGTYPYVTSSSTCSGGACTGSGVSPREIHEVIGISKAYATRVGSGPFPTELEDETGEQLRQAGREFGSTTGRPRRTGWYDALVARYAVRVNGLSGIAITKLDVLSGQETVKVCTAYNYKGQVLTEVPASLEIMEQCTPIYEELPGWNDDITGAKSMAELPKNARDYVARIEKLSGAPVVLVSVGPRRDETIVLRNPFELN